Proteins found in one Cytophagia bacterium CHB2 genomic segment:
- a CDS encoding B12-binding domain-containing radical SAM protein has product MIILYNPPSTPSKKPHLPMSLLAVAAMLEGEFDYDIVDGNLLDDPVSRIIQIAKEKNATAIGFTVMPGPQLNHAVPQTQQIKLALPHLPIIWGGYFPSQHTDTCLREDYVDFCIHSQGEQTLLELLRVLNNGGAFAAISGLSYKENGSIKHNPHRPLIPLDKLPDWPYHKVEMDRYLYASYMGKRVGTHNSSFGCPFACNFCAIVEMVKQRWLSQSAARLAHVVQYQHEHFGIDAMQFHDMDFFISEPRVAEFSERIAPLNINWWALGRVDELMRYSDATWQKMKASGLKMVFSGAETGSDELLQRMNKGGQFKVEQTLELAKRMKSYGIVPEFSFVMGNPPEPLADIENTIAFIRRLKQVNSATEVILYLYTPVPLEGTLYEEARALGFKFPDTLAEWVSGDWRSFSIRREPNMPWLNPRIRRTVREFESVLNAYYPTVTDRNMNRFKRGVLRSLGGWRYHTKFYSNPVELRAFHKFFGYQRPETTGF; this is encoded by the coding sequence ATGATCATCCTCTACAACCCTCCCAGCACGCCCTCGAAAAAGCCGCATCTGCCCATGTCGCTGCTCGCGGTGGCTGCAATGCTGGAAGGCGAATTTGATTATGATATCGTCGACGGCAATCTGCTGGACGATCCCGTCAGCCGCATTATCCAAATCGCGAAAGAGAAAAATGCCACCGCCATCGGTTTTACGGTTATGCCCGGGCCGCAGTTGAATCACGCCGTGCCGCAGACGCAACAGATCAAACTCGCTCTGCCGCACCTGCCGATCATCTGGGGCGGCTATTTCCCTTCGCAGCACACCGACACCTGCCTGCGCGAAGATTATGTCGACTTTTGCATTCACAGTCAGGGCGAGCAAACGTTGCTGGAATTGTTGCGCGTGCTCAACAACGGCGGCGCGTTCGCCGCGATTTCCGGCTTGAGTTACAAAGAGAATGGCAGCATCAAACATAATCCGCATCGCCCGCTCATCCCGCTCGACAAGTTGCCGGACTGGCCGTATCACAAAGTTGAAATGGATCGCTATCTTTACGCCAGCTACATGGGCAAGCGTGTCGGCACGCACAACTCCTCGTTCGGCTGCCCGTTCGCCTGTAACTTTTGCGCGATCGTGGAGATGGTCAAGCAACGCTGGCTGTCGCAATCCGCGGCCAGGCTGGCGCACGTCGTGCAATATCAACACGAACATTTCGGCATCGATGCCATGCAGTTCCATGACATGGATTTTTTCATCTCTGAGCCGCGCGTGGCTGAATTCAGCGAGCGCATCGCGCCGTTAAACATAAACTGGTGGGCGCTGGGCCGCGTCGACGAGTTGATGCGTTACTCCGACGCCACCTGGCAAAAGATGAAAGCCAGCGGCTTGAAAATGGTGTTCAGCGGCGCGGAAACCGGCTCGGATGAATTGCTGCAGCGCATGAACAAAGGCGGCCAGTTCAAAGTCGAGCAAACCCTCGAGCTGGCCAAGCGCATGAAGTCGTATGGCATCGTGCCGGAGTTTTCGTTTGTCATGGGCAATCCACCCGAACCGCTGGCGGATATCGAGAACACGATTGCGTTCATTCGCCGGCTCAAACAAGTTAACTCGGCAACCGAGGTGATTCTTTACCTCTACACGCCGGTGCCGCTGGAAGGCACGCTTTACGAAGAAGCGCGGGCGTTGGGCTTTAAATTTCCCGACACGCTCGCCGAATGGGTGAGCGGCGATTGGCGGAGTTTTTCGATTCGTCGCGAGCCCAACATGCCGTGGCTCAATCCCCGCATTCGCCGCACCGTGCGCGAATTCGAAAGCGTGTTGAATGCGTATTATCCCACTGTCACAGACAGAAACATGAATCGCTTCAAACGCGGCGTGCTGCGCAGCCTCGGCGGCTGGCGCTATCACACCAAATTCTATTCGAATCCCGTTGAACTACGCGCATTTCACAAATTCTTCGGCTATCAGCGGCCGGAGACCACCGGGTTTTGA
- a CDS encoding type II toxin-antitoxin system RelE/ParE family toxin: protein MKKYRVFFVAEAEQDLLDIYNYVATYDSVGQAEALLQSLEMACYRLATFPRRGRIPPELERIGVLEYRETFYKPYRIIYEIMREEVYIHGIFDGRRELQELLQFRLLR from the coding sequence ATGAAAAAATATCGAGTTTTTTTCGTGGCCGAAGCGGAGCAGGATCTCCTCGACATTTACAACTATGTCGCAACCTACGACTCCGTTGGCCAAGCTGAAGCCTTGTTGCAAAGCCTCGAAATGGCATGTTATCGTCTCGCCACATTTCCTCGACGCGGCCGCATTCCGCCCGAACTTGAGCGCATCGGCGTTCTCGAGTATCGCGAGACTTTTTACAAACCTTATCGCATCATCTATGAAATCATGCGAGAGGAGGTTTATATTCACGGCATTTTTGACGGCAGGAGGGAGTTGCAGGAGCTTTTGCAGTTTCGTCTGTTGCGCTAA
- a CDS encoding type II toxin-antitoxin system Phd/YefM family antitoxin, translated as MKLSKSVKPISYLKAHASEVIRDVTDNQRTLVITHNGEAKVVVQDVRVYEQFQESLALLKMLAQSRKSMKAGKVKPIEKVFADMRERIKNRHA; from the coding sequence ATGAAATTGAGCAAATCAGTCAAACCCATCAGTTACTTGAAAGCGCACGCTTCAGAAGTGATACGAGATGTGACGGATAATCAGAGGACTCTCGTGATCACGCATAATGGCGAGGCCAAAGTGGTGGTCCAGGATGTACGCGTCTACGAACAGTTTCAAGAAAGCCTGGCCTTGCTGAAAATGCTGGCGCAAAGCCGCAAGAGCATGAAAGCCGGCAAAGTCAAGCCGATTGAAAAAGTCTTTGCCGATATGCGCGAGCGCATCAAGAATCGGCACGCATGA
- a CDS encoding endonuclease produces MPISLRIATFNLENFDDKPGQSPTLADRIAVMRPQLLRLRADVLCFQEVNGQEQTGQPRQVLALQQLLQNTPYAGYYLAYTLTTNNEAYDERNLVVASRFPVLAKQQIRHEYAPEPRYRKMTAIPAEAEAKEVTWERPILYVTLDLGGNRKLHVINLHLKSKVPSSIPGQQINQNKWRSVAGWAEGYFISSMKRVGQALETRMLIDQIFDAALAANEEAFIAVAGDFNADLDDVPIHAIRGQVEDTGNPALLQRVLAPCELSVPETSRYSFLHLGKGMMLDHILVSRPLLAFYRGAEIHNEILPDESGAFRTDVDFPESDHAPVAAEFELP; encoded by the coding sequence ATGCCAATTTCACTGCGAATTGCGACATTCAACCTTGAGAATTTTGACGACAAGCCCGGGCAGTCGCCCACTCTGGCGGATCGCATCGCGGTGATGCGTCCGCAATTGCTGCGCTTGCGCGCCGACGTTCTCTGCTTCCAAGAAGTCAACGGCCAGGAACAAACGGGCCAGCCGCGGCAAGTGCTGGCGTTGCAGCAATTGCTGCAAAACACGCCTTACGCGGGTTACTATCTCGCGTATACGCTCACGACCAACAATGAAGCCTATGATGAGCGCAACCTGGTCGTGGCCAGCCGCTTCCCGGTTCTTGCCAAACAGCAAATCCGGCATGAATATGCGCCCGAGCCGCGCTATCGCAAGATGACGGCGATTCCCGCGGAAGCGGAGGCGAAAGAGGTGACCTGGGAGCGGCCCATTCTGTACGTCACGCTCGATCTCGGCGGCAACCGCAAGCTGCACGTCATCAATCTGCATTTAAAATCAAAAGTGCCGAGCAGCATTCCCGGACAGCAAATCAATCAAAACAAGTGGCGTTCGGTGGCGGGATGGGCGGAAGGTTACTTCATTTCGTCGATGAAGCGTGTGGGCCAGGCGCTGGAAACGCGCATGCTGATTGATCAAATTTTTGACGCCGCATTGGCAGCAAACGAAGAGGCATTTATTGCTGTCGCCGGCGATTTCAATGCCGATCTCGACGATGTGCCGATTCATGCCATTCGCGGCCAGGTGGAAGACACCGGCAATCCGGCGCTACTGCAGCGCGTGCTTGCCCCATGCGAGCTTTCTGTGCCGGAGACTTCGCGCTATAGTTTTTTGCATCTGGGCAAGGGCATGATGTTGGATCATATTCTCGTGTCGCGGCCGTTGCTGGCGTTTTATCGCGGCGCGGAAATTCACAACGAGATTCTGCCCGACGAATCCGGCGCGTTTCGTACCGATGTGGATTTCCCCGAGTCCGATCACGCGCCGGTGGCGGCGGAGTTCGAGCTGCCGTAA